The following proteins are encoded in a genomic region of Streptomyces gobiensis:
- a CDS encoding 5-oxoprolinase subunit B family protein — protein MRVLPCGDHAALVELDEPQQVLSLYTTLRQEPPHGTTEFVPAAHTVLIRYDPARTTIDRLTSDVRRLDLAHAVHTTDRLVEVPVRYDGDDLAQVAQLTGMSPRAVIARHQASDYTVAFSGFAPGFAYLTGLDPALQVPRHATPRTRVPAGAIALAGQFTAVYPRSSPGGWRIIGHTDLPVWNLDHDPPMALAPGTRVRFVEFAGVTA, from the coding sequence ATGCGCGTCCTGCCCTGCGGCGACCACGCGGCACTCGTCGAACTCGACGAGCCCCAGCAGGTCCTCAGCCTGTACACCACGCTGCGCCAGGAACCGCCCCACGGCACAACCGAGTTCGTGCCCGCGGCGCACACGGTACTCATCCGCTACGACCCGGCCCGTACCACCATCGACCGGCTGACCAGCGACGTGCGGCGCCTCGACCTGGCACATGCCGTACACACCACCGACCGGCTGGTGGAGGTCCCAGTCCGGTACGACGGCGATGACCTCGCCCAGGTCGCCCAGCTCACCGGAATGAGCCCCCGCGCCGTCATCGCCCGGCACCAAGCGAGCGACTACACCGTGGCGTTCTCCGGCTTCGCCCCCGGGTTCGCCTATCTCACCGGCCTCGACCCGGCGCTTCAGGTGCCGCGCCACGCCACCCCGCGTACCAGGGTCCCGGCCGGCGCCATCGCGCTGGCCGGGCAGTTCACGGCGGTCTACCCCCGTTCCTCACCCGGCGGCTGGCGCATCATCGGCCATACCGATCTGCCCGTCTGGAACCTCGACCACGATCCGCCGATGGCCCTCGCACCGGGCACCCGCGTCCGCTTTGTTGAGTTCGCCGGGGTGACCGCGTGA
- a CDS encoding Nramp family divalent metal transporter: protein MSEPVSQVKPTETQRPKPRRFGPGLLVTAAFIGPGTVTTASIAGADFGFALVWALVFSIGAAMVLQEMSARLGIVSRGGLGEALRTTFRQPVVSYGAITLVVVAIAFGNAAFQTGNLTGAGLGLEALTGASPQLWAGVVGITAFVLLLTGTYRLIEGAVITLVVVMSVVFVATAVIVRPDLTELFGGLVPQLPSGATLTVIALIGTTVVPYNLFLHASSVRQKWTDDTPVDRALTEARSDTYLSIGLGGLITLAVITTAATAMFAKGLRVESAADMAAQLEPLLGPAAQGFFAAGLFAAGLTSAITAPLAAAFAVSGALGWRPDLKSARFRTVWALVILAGTAFAVLGENPVAAILFAQAANGLCLPVIAVFLLRVMNRRDLLGGYRNNLTRNVLGCAVVLIATGLGLFNILRALGIAG from the coding sequence ATGAGCGAACCTGTCAGCCAAGTCAAGCCAACCGAGACGCAACGCCCCAAGCCCCGCAGGTTCGGACCGGGGCTGCTGGTCACCGCCGCCTTCATCGGCCCCGGGACGGTCACCACCGCGAGCATCGCCGGTGCCGACTTCGGCTTCGCGCTGGTGTGGGCGCTGGTGTTCTCCATCGGCGCGGCGATGGTGCTGCAGGAGATGTCGGCCCGCCTCGGGATCGTGAGCCGGGGCGGCCTCGGCGAGGCGCTGCGTACGACCTTCCGCCAACCCGTCGTGTCCTATGGCGCCATCACGCTGGTCGTGGTGGCGATCGCGTTCGGCAACGCGGCCTTCCAGACCGGCAACCTCACCGGCGCGGGCCTGGGACTTGAAGCGCTCACCGGGGCATCGCCACAGCTGTGGGCCGGGGTGGTCGGCATCACGGCCTTCGTCCTGCTGCTGACCGGCACCTACCGCCTGATCGAGGGCGCGGTGATCACCCTCGTCGTCGTGATGAGCGTGGTGTTCGTGGCGACGGCGGTGATCGTACGGCCGGATCTGACGGAGCTGTTCGGCGGGCTCGTGCCACAACTGCCCTCGGGCGCGACGCTTACGGTGATCGCGCTGATCGGCACCACCGTCGTGCCGTACAACCTGTTTCTGCACGCGAGCTCCGTACGGCAGAAGTGGACCGATGACACACCCGTCGACCGGGCGCTGACGGAGGCGCGCAGCGACACCTATCTCTCCATCGGGCTGGGCGGCCTGATCACCCTTGCGGTGATCACCACCGCGGCGACGGCCATGTTCGCCAAGGGGCTCCGCGTCGAGAGCGCCGCCGATATGGCCGCTCAGCTGGAGCCCCTGCTCGGACCGGCGGCCCAGGGCTTCTTCGCGGCCGGGCTGTTCGCCGCCGGTCTCACCAGCGCCATCACCGCACCGCTGGCGGCGGCCTTCGCGGTCAGCGGGGCGCTGGGCTGGCGGCCGGACCTGAAGTCCGCCAGGTTCCGTACGGTGTGGGCGCTGGTGATCCTCGCGGGCACGGCGTTCGCGGTGCTCGGCGAGAACCCGGTGGCCGCGATCCTCTTCGCCCAGGCGGCCAACGGGCTGTGCCTGCCGGTCATCGCGGTGTTCCTGCTGAGGGTGATGAACCGCCGCGATCTGCTCGGCGGCTACCGCAACAACCTCACCCGCAATGTGCTGGGCTGCGCCGTGGTGCTCATAGCCACCGGCCTCGGCCTCTTCAACATCCTGCGCGCACTCGGCATCGCGGGCTGA
- a CDS encoding LamB/YcsF family protein, which translates to MSNKRDKHDRLIDRLIDLNCDLGEGFGSWRMGDDDALLPLVTSANVACGFHAGDPTIMRRVCERAAADGVTIGAHVGYRDLAGFGRRRIDVDPAELTDEILYQIGALDTFARLAGERVGYVKPHGALYNTAMTDPGQAGAVVEAVRRYDPRLPVLGLPGSELLRAAESAGLTGVPEAFADRAYSADGQLLSRRLPGAVLHDPEVIADRCVRLATEGKIDAVDGTALSVPARSICVHGDTPQAVEIARRVRQGLTDAGVGLAPFTGRAAA; encoded by the coding sequence ATGTCGAACAAGCGCGACAAGCACGATCGGCTCATCGATCGGCTCATCGATCTCAACTGCGATCTCGGGGAGGGCTTCGGCAGTTGGCGCATGGGTGACGACGACGCACTGCTGCCCCTGGTGACCAGCGCGAACGTCGCATGCGGCTTCCACGCCGGTGACCCGACCATCATGCGCCGGGTCTGTGAGCGCGCAGCCGCCGACGGGGTGACCATCGGCGCCCATGTGGGCTACCGGGACCTGGCCGGTTTCGGACGGCGGCGCATCGATGTCGACCCGGCCGAGCTCACCGACGAGATCCTCTACCAGATCGGCGCGCTCGACACATTCGCCCGGCTGGCCGGTGAACGGGTGGGATACGTCAAGCCGCACGGTGCGCTGTACAACACGGCCATGACCGATCCCGGCCAGGCAGGCGCGGTGGTGGAGGCGGTACGCCGCTACGATCCGCGCCTGCCGGTGCTCGGCCTGCCCGGCTCGGAGCTGCTGCGCGCAGCCGAGTCGGCGGGCCTCACCGGTGTGCCGGAGGCTTTCGCCGACCGCGCCTACTCCGCCGACGGGCAACTGCTCTCCCGCCGCCTCCCCGGCGCGGTCCTGCACGACCCCGAAGTGATCGCGGACCGCTGCGTACGCCTGGCCACCGAGGGGAAGATCGACGCCGTCGACGGTACGGCGCTCTCGGTGCCCGCGCGCTCCATCTGCGTACACGGCGACACACCCCAGGCCGTTGAGATCGCCCGCCGGGTGCGGCAGGGCCTGACCGACGCGGGCGTCGGGCTGGCCCCGTTCACGGGCCGGGCGGCGGCCTGA
- a CDS encoding aldehyde dehydrogenase family protein has product MAMAFEYAPAPESRAVVDIAPSYGLFIDGEFRAATGGKVFKTISPASEEVLSEVAQASPEDVDTAVKAARKAFEKWSALPGAERGKYLFRIARIIQERSRELAVLETLDNGKPIRETRDADLPLVAAHFFYHAGWADKLGHAGYGPDPRPLGVAGQVIPWNFPLLMLAWKIAPALATGNTVVLKPAETTPLSALFFADICRQAGLPKGVVNIVTGDGSTGAELVAHPGINKVAFTGSTAVGKEIARTLAGTDKKLTLELGGKGANIVFDDAPIDQAVEGIVTGIFFNQGQVCCAGSRLLVQESVHDEVLDSLKRRLQTLRIGDPLDKNTDIGAINSAEQLARIKALAETGEAEGAERWSPACELPTSGYWFAPTLFTGVTQAHTIARDEIFGPVLSVLTFRTPDEAIAKANNSPYGLSAGIWTEKGSRILAMAGKLRAGVVWANTFNKFDPTSPFGGYKESGFGREGGRHGLEAYLNV; this is encoded by the coding sequence ATGGCAATGGCTTTTGAATACGCACCCGCACCCGAGTCCCGCGCGGTCGTCGACATCGCGCCCTCCTATGGGCTCTTCATCGACGGCGAGTTCCGCGCAGCGACCGGCGGCAAGGTCTTCAAGACCATCTCGCCCGCGAGCGAAGAGGTCCTCTCCGAGGTCGCCCAGGCGAGCCCGGAGGATGTCGACACGGCGGTGAAGGCCGCCCGTAAGGCCTTCGAGAAGTGGTCGGCGCTGCCCGGCGCGGAGCGCGGCAAGTACCTCTTCCGAATCGCCCGCATCATCCAGGAGCGCTCCCGGGAGCTGGCCGTCCTGGAGACGCTGGACAACGGCAAGCCGATCCGCGAGACCCGCGACGCCGACCTTCCGCTCGTCGCCGCGCACTTCTTCTACCACGCGGGCTGGGCCGACAAGCTCGGCCACGCGGGCTACGGGCCGGATCCGCGGCCGCTGGGCGTGGCGGGGCAGGTCATCCCCTGGAACTTCCCCCTGCTGATGCTGGCCTGGAAGATCGCCCCCGCGCTGGCGACCGGCAACACGGTCGTTCTGAAGCCCGCCGAGACGACCCCGCTCTCCGCGCTGTTCTTCGCGGACATCTGCCGTCAGGCGGGTCTGCCGAAAGGTGTCGTCAACATCGTCACCGGCGACGGTTCGACGGGTGCCGAGCTGGTGGCGCACCCCGGCATCAACAAGGTGGCGTTCACCGGTTCCACGGCCGTCGGCAAGGAGATCGCCCGTACGCTCGCGGGGACGGACAAGAAGCTCACCCTGGAGCTGGGCGGCAAGGGCGCGAACATCGTCTTCGATGACGCCCCCATCGACCAGGCCGTCGAGGGCATCGTCACCGGCATCTTCTTCAACCAGGGGCAGGTCTGCTGCGCGGGCTCCCGCCTACTGGTCCAGGAGTCCGTCCACGACGAAGTGCTCGACTCCCTCAAGCGCCGTCTCCAGACCCTCCGGATCGGCGACCCGCTGGACAAGAACACCGACATCGGCGCGATCAACTCCGCCGAGCAGCTGGCCCGTATCAAGGCCCTCGCCGAGACCGGTGAGGCGGAGGGCGCCGAGCGCTGGTCCCCTGCCTGCGAACTTCCCACCTCCGGCTACTGGTTCGCGCCCACGCTCTTCACCGGCGTCACACAGGCGCACACGATCGCCCGCGACGAGATCTTCGGCCCCGTGCTCTCGGTGCTGACCTTCCGTACGCCCGATGAGGCGATCGCCAAGGCCAACAACTCCCCCTACGGCCTCTCCGCGGGCATCTGGACGGAGAAGGGCTCGCGCATCCTGGCGATGGCGGGCAAGCTCCGGGCGGGTGTCGTCTGGGCCAATACGTTCAACAAGTTCGACCCGACCTCGCCCTTCGGCGGCTACAAGGAGTCGGGCTTCGGCCGCGAGGGCGGCCGCCATGGTCTGGAGGCGTACCTCAATGTCTGA
- a CDS encoding biotin-dependent carboxyltransferase family protein: MIEILIPGPLTTIQDLGRPGLAHLGVGRSGAADRPSLRLANRLVGNPEGAAGLELTHGGLTARFTRHTLVALTGAPCPARIDGRPVDMYAPLSAAPGQRLRIGHPAHGLRTYLAIRGGIDVPEVLGARATDVLAGLGPAPLEPGQTLPIGTTALPHPAIDLAPQSPWPDQPVLRVTPGPRDDWFTPGALTQLTSAAYEVTEHSNRVGLRLRGPALQRRVPRELPPEPMVPGALQVPPDGQPVLFLADHPVTGGYPVIGVVTTTDLPLAAQTRPGQHITFRLFRGRGRTRT; this comes from the coding sequence GTGATCGAGATCCTCATCCCGGGCCCGCTCACCACCATCCAGGACCTTGGCCGCCCCGGACTGGCCCACCTCGGCGTGGGCCGGTCCGGCGCCGCCGACCGGCCCAGCCTCCGCCTGGCGAACCGGCTCGTCGGCAACCCCGAGGGCGCCGCCGGGCTCGAACTCACCCACGGCGGTCTCACCGCCCGCTTCACCCGCCACACCCTTGTCGCCCTCACCGGAGCTCCCTGCCCGGCCCGCATCGACGGCCGCCCGGTGGATATGTACGCCCCGCTCTCCGCCGCCCCGGGCCAGCGGCTCCGTATCGGGCACCCGGCCCACGGACTGCGCACCTACCTGGCCATCCGGGGCGGCATCGACGTCCCGGAAGTCCTGGGCGCCCGGGCTACGGACGTACTGGCGGGTTTGGGCCCCGCCCCGCTGGAGCCCGGCCAGACCCTGCCCATCGGCACCACCGCACTCCCGCACCCCGCCATCGACCTGGCTCCCCAGTCCCCCTGGCCCGACCAGCCCGTACTACGGGTCACCCCCGGCCCCCGCGACGACTGGTTCACCCCCGGCGCCCTCACACAACTCACCTCGGCCGCCTACGAGGTCACCGAGCACAGCAACCGCGTCGGCCTCCGGCTCCGCGGCCCAGCCCTGCAACGCCGCGTCCCCCGCGAGCTGCCCCCCGAGCCGATGGTCCCCGGCGCCCTCCAAGTCCCGCCCGACGGTCAGCCTGTCCTCTTCCTCGCCGACCACCCGGTCACCGGCGGCTACCCGGTCATCGGCGTCGTCACCACCACCGACCTCCCCCTGGCCGCCCAGACCCGCCCCGGCCAGCACATCACCTTCCGGCTGTTCCGGGGACGAGGCCGAACACGCACCTGA
- a CDS encoding GntR family transcriptional regulator, whose protein sequence is MVAARAAESGDSAAFAELAGDRPLLGRTSTVERVAEILRARIIEGLLRPGARLSEEAIGGALGISRNTLREAFRLLSHERLVVHELNRGVFVRTPTTADVVDLFRVRRLIETAAVGGAADAMSDERLHALRAAVAEGERAAAEQRGADIGTANVRFHQAIAALAGSPRIDELMRQLLAELRLVFHVVENPGKLHEPYVKRNREILTLLEAHDVTRAQRALAAYLDDAEKQLLAAH, encoded by the coding sequence GTGGTGGCAGCACGCGCAGCGGAGTCCGGTGATTCAGCCGCCTTCGCCGAGCTGGCGGGCGACCGGCCGCTGCTGGGCCGGACCAGCACCGTCGAGCGGGTCGCGGAGATCCTTCGGGCACGGATCATCGAAGGTCTGCTGCGGCCCGGCGCCCGACTGTCCGAGGAGGCCATCGGCGGTGCGCTCGGCATCTCCCGGAACACCCTGCGCGAGGCCTTCCGGCTGCTCTCCCATGAACGCCTCGTGGTACATGAGCTCAACCGGGGCGTGTTCGTCCGCACCCCGACCACGGCCGACGTCGTCGACCTCTTCCGGGTCCGCAGGCTCATCGAGACGGCCGCCGTAGGGGGTGCCGCCGACGCGATGAGCGACGAGCGGCTGCACGCGCTGCGAGCGGCCGTGGCGGAGGGTGAACGGGCCGCCGCCGAGCAGCGCGGAGCGGACATCGGCACCGCCAATGTGCGGTTCCACCAGGCCATCGCCGCGCTCGCCGGGAGCCCGCGCATCGACGAGCTCATGCGCCAGCTCCTCGCCGAACTGCGCCTGGTCTTCCACGTTGTGGAGAACCCAGGGAAGCTCCATGAGCCATACGTCAAGCGGAACCGCGAGATCCTGACCCTGCTGGAGGCCCACGATGTCACCCGGGCACAGCGCGCGCTCGCGGCCTACCTCGACGACGCCGAGAAACAGCTCCTAGCCGCGCACTGA
- a CDS encoding type II toxin-antitoxin system Phd/YefM family antitoxin, with product MSDTYSMTEARANFGTLVRRAAHSRERVAITDHGHIAAILINPQELADLEDSLALAEYQLEKTTGTVTTVSHDHVVREAEGEPRGNAA from the coding sequence ATGAGTGACACGTACTCCATGACTGAGGCTCGCGCGAACTTCGGCACGCTGGTGCGTCGGGCTGCCCATTCCCGCGAGCGCGTCGCCATCACCGACCATGGGCACATCGCGGCCATACTGATCAATCCACAGGAGCTCGCCGACCTCGAAGACAGCCTCGCTCTGGCCGAGTACCAGCTGGAGAAGACCACCGGCACGGTGACCACCGTCTCGCACGACCATGTGGTCCGCGAAGCCGAGGGCGAGCCCCGGGGCAACGCCGCGTGA
- a CDS encoding phospho-sugar mutase — MTQHHDVIAQARAWLAEDPDPETREELAQLLDPGDPAELADRFSGTLQFGTAGLRGELGAGPMRMNRAVVIRAAAGLAAYLRREGHGGGLVVIGYDARYKSEDFARDTAAVMVGAGLRAALLPRPLPTPVLAFAIRHLGAVAGVTVTASHNPPRDNGYKVYLGDGSQIVPPADTGIAGEIAAIGSLADVARAEGGWDILGEEIVEAYLARAETVLTQGSPREVRVVHTALHGVGGDTVSAAFVRAGFPAPVAVAEQAEPDPDFPTVAFPNPEEPGAMDLAYATARAVRPDIIIANDPDADRCAVAVPDGGGAGTGWRMLHGDEVGALLAAHLVRKGATGTFAESIVSSSLLGRIAAAAGLGYAETLTGFKWIARVPGLRYGYEEALGYCVDPEGVRDKDGITAALLIAELAAELKAAGRSLTGLLDELAVEHGLHATDQLSVRVSDLSLIAAAMRRLREAPPVSLAGLAVTSAEDLSEGSEALPPTDGLRYRLSGEVDARVIVRPSGTEPKLKCYLEVVVPVADEGALSAARERAAGVLARLKSDFAVAAGI; from the coding sequence GTGACGCAGCACCATGACGTGATCGCACAGGCCCGGGCGTGGCTGGCCGAGGACCCGGATCCGGAGACCCGGGAGGAGCTGGCCCAGCTGCTCGACCCGGGCGACCCGGCCGAGCTGGCCGACCGCTTCTCCGGCACGCTGCAGTTCGGCACCGCCGGACTACGCGGTGAGCTGGGCGCCGGGCCGATGCGGATGAACCGTGCCGTTGTCATCCGGGCCGCGGCCGGGCTGGCCGCATACCTCCGTCGGGAGGGCCACGGCGGCGGGCTCGTCGTGATCGGGTATGACGCCCGCTACAAGAGCGAGGACTTCGCACGCGATACGGCCGCCGTGATGGTGGGCGCGGGACTGCGGGCGGCGCTGCTGCCCCGGCCGCTGCCGACGCCCGTGCTGGCCTTCGCCATCCGCCACCTCGGCGCGGTGGCGGGCGTCACCGTGACGGCCAGCCACAATCCGCCACGCGATAACGGCTACAAGGTCTATCTCGGCGATGGCTCGCAGATCGTGCCCCCCGCCGATACGGGCATCGCCGGGGAGATCGCGGCGATCGGTTCGCTGGCCGATGTGGCGCGGGCCGAGGGCGGCTGGGACATCCTGGGCGAGGAGATCGTCGAGGCGTATCTGGCCCGTGCGGAGACCGTCCTCACTCAGGGGTCGCCGCGCGAGGTACGGGTGGTGCACACCGCGCTGCACGGTGTCGGCGGCGACACCGTGTCGGCTGCGTTCGTACGCGCCGGGTTCCCGGCGCCGGTCGCCGTCGCCGAGCAGGCCGAGCCCGATCCTGACTTCCCGACCGTGGCCTTCCCGAACCCGGAGGAGCCGGGGGCGATGGACCTCGCGTACGCCACGGCACGGGCGGTGCGGCCCGACATCATCATCGCCAACGACCCGGACGCGGACCGCTGCGCGGTGGCCGTGCCGGACGGCGGCGGGGCGGGTACCGGCTGGCGCATGCTGCACGGTGACGAGGTCGGCGCGCTGCTGGCGGCGCATCTGGTGCGTAAGGGCGCGACGGGGACGTTCGCCGAGTCGATCGTCTCGTCCTCGCTGCTGGGGCGGATCGCCGCAGCGGCGGGGCTGGGGTACGCGGAGACCCTCACCGGCTTCAAGTGGATCGCCCGGGTGCCGGGGCTGCGCTACGGGTACGAGGAGGCGCTGGGCTACTGCGTCGACCCGGAGGGCGTCCGGGACAAGGACGGCATCACGGCGGCACTGCTGATCGCGGAGCTGGCGGCGGAGCTGAAGGCGGCGGGGCGGTCGCTGACCGGTCTGCTGGACGAGCTGGCCGTCGAGCACGGACTGCACGCGACGGATCAGCTGTCGGTCCGGGTCTCGGATCTGTCGCTGATCGCGGCGGCGATGCGGCGGCTGCGTGAGGCGCCGCCGGTCTCGCTGGCCGGGCTGGCCGTCACCTCGGCGGAGGACCTGAGTGAGGGCAGCGAGGCGTTGCCGCCGACGGACGGTCTGCGCTATCGCCTCTCCGGCGAGGTGGACGCCCGGGTCATCGTCCGGCCGAGCGGGACGGAGCCGAAGCTGAAGTGCTACCTGGAGGTCGTCGTCCCGGTGGCGGATGAGGGGGCGCTTTCCGCTGCGCGGGAGCGCGCGGCGGGTGTGCTGGCGCGCTTGAAGTCCGACTTCGCGGTGGCCGCGGGTATCTGA
- the deoC gene encoding deoxyribose-phosphate aldolase: MPSTPTAVPALADATASDSALRRYLHGLPGVDTVGLEARAASLGTRSIKTTSKAYAIDLAISMIDLTTLEGADTPGKVRALCAKGINPDPTDRGTPKVAAICVYPDMAATAKQALLGGGGPDVKVASVATAFPAGRAALPVKLADTKDAVEAGADEIDMVIDRGAFLAGRYMQVFEEIKAVKEACARPQGDAARLKVIFENGELSTYDNIRRASWLAMLAGADFIKTSTGKVAVNATPANTLLMMEAVRDFRAATGVQIGVKPAGGIRTTKDAIKYLVMVNETLGDDWLTNEWFRFGASSLLNDLLMQRQKLRTGRYSGPDYVTVD, encoded by the coding sequence ATGCCATCCACGCCCACGGCGGTACCCGCACTGGCGGACGCCACCGCGTCCGATTCCGCGCTGCGCCGCTATCTGCACGGCCTGCCCGGTGTCGACACGGTTGGCCTCGAAGCCCGCGCCGCATCCCTCGGCACCCGCTCGATCAAGACCACATCGAAGGCGTACGCCATCGACCTGGCCATCTCGATGATCGACCTGACCACCCTCGAAGGGGCCGATACGCCCGGCAAGGTCCGGGCGCTCTGCGCCAAGGGGATCAACCCGGACCCGACGGACCGCGGCACCCCCAAGGTCGCCGCGATCTGTGTCTATCCGGACATGGCGGCCACCGCCAAGCAAGCCCTGCTGGGCGGCGGTGGCCCGGACGTCAAGGTCGCCTCTGTCGCCACCGCCTTCCCGGCGGGCCGGGCCGCGCTGCCGGTCAAGCTCGCCGACACCAAGGACGCGGTGGAGGCCGGGGCCGACGAGATCGACATGGTGATCGACCGGGGCGCCTTTCTGGCCGGTCGCTATATGCAGGTCTTCGAGGAGATCAAGGCCGTGAAGGAGGCGTGTGCGCGCCCGCAGGGAGACGCGGCCCGTCTGAAGGTCATTTTCGAGAACGGCGAGCTGTCCACCTACGACAACATCCGCCGCGCCTCCTGGCTGGCGATGCTCGCGGGGGCCGACTTCATCAAGACATCCACGGGCAAGGTGGCGGTGAACGCCACTCCCGCCAACACCCTGCTGATGATGGAGGCCGTGCGTGACTTCCGCGCCGCGACCGGCGTCCAGATCGGGGTGAAGCCCGCGGGCGGCATCCGGACCACCAAGGACGCGATCAAGTACCTGGTGATGGTCAACGAGACGCTGGGCGATGACTGGCTCACCAACGAATGGTTCCGTTTCGGCGCCTCCAGCCTGCTGAACGACCTGTTGATGCAGCGCCAGAAGCTGCGCACCGGCCGCTACTCCGGTCCCGACTACGTAACGGTGGACTGA
- a CDS encoding PH domain-containing protein — protein MTSEPPTYADRCYRSGAALAGGVLLLALAAWLGGDAMIRGEGRTPVVAAAAMLFAVPLVVAFTLRPAVYAGPERLRIRNPFRTVTLPWATVDTVRAGYSSEVIADGKKYQLWAIPVSLRDRKKAQRHNERLASGRPGGQPMRGLLGMRHIEDSATERKAPSDEAVAELRELAERHADSTGTPSARWAYEILAPLVVGGIALVVILASVRG, from the coding sequence ATGACGAGTGAGCCGCCCACGTACGCCGACCGCTGCTATCGCTCCGGCGCCGCCCTGGCGGGAGGGGTACTGCTGCTCGCGCTGGCCGCCTGGCTGGGCGGTGACGCCATGATCCGTGGTGAGGGCCGTACGCCCGTAGTCGCGGCGGCGGCGATGCTCTTCGCAGTGCCGTTGGTCGTCGCCTTCACGTTGCGGCCCGCGGTCTACGCGGGCCCGGAGCGGCTGCGGATCCGTAACCCGTTCCGCACGGTCACACTGCCGTGGGCCACGGTCGACACCGTACGGGCGGGCTACTCCAGTGAGGTCATCGCGGACGGCAAGAAGTACCAGCTCTGGGCGATCCCGGTCTCCTTGCGCGACCGGAAGAAGGCGCAGCGGCACAATGAGCGGCTGGCGAGCGGGCGGCCCGGTGGGCAGCCCATGCGGGGGCTGCTCGGCATGAGGCATATCGAGGACAGCGCGACCGAGCGGAAGGCGCCGAGTGATGAGGCGGTCGCCGAGCTCCGTGAGCTTGCCGAGCGGCATGCCGACAGCACGGGCACGCCCTCCGCGCGCTGGGCGTACGAGATCCTCGCGCCGCTCGTGGTGGGCGGCATCGCCCTTGTCGTGATCCTCGCGTCAGTGCGCGGCTAG
- a CDS encoding aldehyde dehydrogenase family protein has translation MSDRLSVLKTYKLFIGGKFPRSESGRVYEVTDSKGNWLANAPLSSRKDARDAVVAARKAFGGWAGATAYNRGQILYRVAEMLEGRRDQFIAEVADAEGLSKPKATAQVDAAIDRWVWYAGWSDKIAQVAGGANPVAGPFFNLSTPEPTGVVAVLAPQDSSFLGLVSVIAPAIVTGNTAVVVPSRKSPLPALSLGEVLATSDLPGGVVNILSGKPAELGAPLAAHQDVNAIDLAGAEPELAKELEIAAADNLKRVVRPHAADWSADPGTDRMLSFLETKTVWHPTGSLGASGSSY, from the coding sequence ATGTCTGACCGACTCAGCGTCCTGAAGACCTACAAACTCTTCATCGGGGGCAAGTTCCCCCGTTCCGAGAGCGGGCGGGTGTACGAGGTGACCGACTCCAAGGGCAACTGGCTGGCGAACGCTCCCCTGTCGTCCCGTAAGGACGCCCGCGACGCGGTTGTCGCCGCGCGTAAGGCCTTCGGCGGCTGGGCGGGCGCCACCGCCTACAACCGTGGCCAGATCCTCTACCGCGTCGCCGAGATGCTGGAGGGCCGCCGCGACCAGTTCATCGCCGAAGTGGCCGACGCGGAAGGGCTGTCCAAGCCCAAGGCGACCGCCCAGGTGGACGCGGCCATTGACCGCTGGGTCTGGTACGCGGGCTGGTCCGACAAGATTGCCCAGGTGGCGGGCGGCGCCAACCCGGTGGCGGGCCCGTTCTTCAACCTCTCCACCCCGGAGCCCACCGGCGTGGTCGCCGTCCTGGCCCCCCAGGACTCGTCCTTCCTCGGTCTGGTCTCCGTCATCGCCCCGGCGATCGTCACCGGCAACACCGCCGTGGTGGTCCCCAGCCGGAAGTCCCCTCTCCCGGCGCTCTCCCTCGGCGAGGTGCTGGCCACCTCCGATCTCCCGGGCGGCGTGGTCAACATCCTGTCCGGCAAGCCCGCCGAGCTCGGCGCCCCGCTGGCCGCACACCAGGACGTCAACGCGATTGACCTCGCGGGGGCGGAGCCGGAGCTGGCCAAGGAGCTGGAGATCGCGGCAGCGGACAACCTCAAGCGCGTTGTCCGGCCCCATGCCGCGGACTGGTCCGCCGACCCGGGTACCGACCGGATGCTCTCCTTCCTGGAGACCAAGACGGTCTGGCACCCCACAGGCAGCCTGGGCGCCTCCGGCTCGTCCTACTGA